Genomic DNA from Streptomyces venezuelae:
AGACCTGCCCGACACCCGTAGACTCGAACACATGTCCGACCCACCTGCGCCGTCCCGCCTGGAGAAACTCCGCATCGTCGAAGGCTTCCTCCGCCACCAGCTCGCCCAGGTCGAGAAATGGATCGCCGAAGAACAGCGGCGGCAGGCCGAACGAAAGCGCGGCGAACAAACGCGTCCGCGGCATTCCACGCGACCAAGCCGTCCGAGCCCTCGCCGAAGGCGTCGGAGCCTGCAGCCACTGTCGCCCAGACACCGCACTCGGCGTGCTCGAATGACCAGCACACCCCAGGCTGAAGGCATGGTCTCCGATCATCCCGTGGTCGTGTACGAGCCCGACGAGGACGGCGCCCGCCGCGTCCGCATCGACGGCCGAATCTCCGGCCGCGCCTACTCGGTGCGCGATGTCGCCGCGTTCATGCAGGAAGCCGGGCTGCAGGACTACGACGAGATGGACGTGGTCCGATCCGCATTGATCGAGTGGCGCGGTGGCGGCCCCGA
This window encodes:
- a CDS encoding DUF6233 domain-containing protein, with amino-acid sequence MPRDQAVRALAEGVGACSHCRPDTALGVLE